The window TATTGAAGGGTCTACTGCAGGGGCCGTTAAAGAATAAATGAACGAAGGATGGACGAAGATGTCTACCACTTTAAAAATCAAAAGCTACTATAATAGCTTAACAAAAACCGAGAAAAAGGCAGCCGATTATATAGTAGGCAATCGCAATGATATTATCTATTGTTCGGTAACCGAATTGGCTGATAAAGCCGATGTCGGGGAAACAACGGTTTTGCGTTTGTGCAGAAAAATTGGCTTTACAGGTTTTCAGGATTTTAAACTGGCGCTCGCGCAGGAAACGGTCATGATGACGGCACCGGTAGAAAGCGAGCAGTCGATTATTAGCAAGACAGCAGCAAGGCATTTGAAAATTCTCGAGGAAAGCAGGCAGCTGCTGGATGAAGAACAGGTCGAAAAAGCAGTTCAAATCATGCTTTCCTCAAAAAACAACTTCTTTTTTGGGGTCGGATCATCCGGATTGACCGCCCTGCAAGCAGTCAATGTTTTTACACGAATCGGAATTATATGCGACTCCAAGCAGGATAGCCATTTTCAAGCGATAAGCGCCTCATTGTTAGATGAGGATGACTGTGCAATTGGGATTTCCGTTTCGGGAAGTACAAAAGATACGATCCGCAACCTCGAAATTGCCAAAAAGGCTGGAGCAAAAATCATTTGTATTACCAGCAATCGAAAATCGCCAATTACAAAATTAGCGGATATTGTCCTGTTAACGTCATCAAAGGAAGGCCCACTCGAAGGAAGCTCAATCGTCTCGCAAATCGCTCAATTATCTGTAATTGACATCCTGCATTCAGCGATTATGAACAAAAGAGAAGACATGGCACAAACCGTACGTAAAGTTACTGCAAAAGCTGTATCAGATAAGATGTATTAAGGATGGTGCTTTTTGAATGGGGAGAAATGTTGGAGATTTTTCTTTAGAACAGCTGCGTTCTTATACACCCGAGTTGGTGAATAAACCGGCTGATTTTGATCAATTTTGGGAAGCCGAGAAAGAGCTGGTTAAACGGTCCAGCTTTCGTGTCGATGTTCAGTGGGCTGATTACCCGCTGCCTTCGGTCGAAGTTGCTGACTTAACACTTCACAGCTGGGATGAATCCCCAATAAAGGGAAGTCTAATCCGGCCAAAGGGTGTTGGGGAAGGGCCCGTATTATTATGTTTCCATGGTTATACGGGAAGCAGGGGCTTGCCATCGGAATACTTAAAATATGTCCTTCAAGGGATAACAGTCATTGCATTTGATGTAAGAGGGCAAGGCGAGTCACCGGATTACGCACGCTACCCGAATGGCAGCAGAATCACTGGATGGATGACACTGGGTATTTTTGAAAAAGAAAAC is drawn from Bacillus sp. FJAT-18017 and contains these coding sequences:
- a CDS encoding MurR/RpiR family transcriptional regulator; this encodes MSTTLKIKSYYNSLTKTEKKAADYIVGNRNDIIYCSVTELADKADVGETTVLRLCRKIGFTGFQDFKLALAQETVMMTAPVESEQSIISKTAARHLKILEESRQLLDEEQVEKAVQIMLSSKNNFFFGVGSSGLTALQAVNVFTRIGIICDSKQDSHFQAISASLLDEDDCAIGISVSGSTKDTIRNLEIAKKAGAKIICITSNRKSPITKLADIVLLTSSKEGPLEGSSIVSQIAQLSVIDILHSAIMNKREDMAQTVRKVTAKAVSDKMY